Proteins encoded by one window of Erysipelothrix rhusiopathiae:
- a CDS encoding DHH family phosphoesterase, with amino-acid sequence MSNQFETLKTRLMILTLTQLVVLFFFHVFINKYLYVVQYIFLVIDSAIIFYIFATAITSRKERVISVADVLGQEASYAFEYANMGIITLDDQNTITWMSELFDELNILGTGELVTDIFPAIVKIIKGNNETMTIRFDSHVFEASTMGQKNIIFFKDVTELNELEIVNRNNQVVLGIAHLDNYEETTQYEEEQTIAFIDSNIRQAVVRWADNHEMFVRRIRPDRYLLVLNEQVFQRLESERFSIVNEIRKQATKIDASITLSLAFARHSDNFKDLEDMSNKALEMAQSRGGDQVAINTKNEVMRYFGGNTEAVEKRSKVRVRVMAQNLGEHILESSNVVIVGHRMMDFDCFGSALGVSSIVSVYNKEASIVIDLEDTEVNLAGGIRKHRDEFEKDHNLVTHEQARSLIGPNTLLIMVDHHSLQQCQFPDLVDKAETIVVIDHHRRTGDFKFKPTLTYIESSASSASELIVELFPYHRRNVVISKLEATFMYTGMLIDTNRFRNRSGSRTFQAAAELRKYGADLMEVENMLRDEYESFEMKNKVLSKCEFFDDYYVIAAYKDELLPRPLMSQAADEILTVKEVEASFVVAYVDEDIVAISSRSKGELNVQVVMERLGGGGHFTGAAAQIKGQSINEVVESLKKAIENVREESE; translated from the coding sequence ATGTCTAATCAATTTGAGACTCTTAAAACACGTTTAATGATTTTAACTTTGACCCAATTGGTGGTCCTCTTCTTTTTCCATGTTTTTATAAATAAATATTTGTATGTAGTACAGTATATTTTTCTTGTAATTGACTCTGCGATTATCTTCTATATTTTCGCTACTGCGATCACAAGTCGTAAGGAACGCGTCATTTCTGTTGCGGATGTATTAGGGCAGGAAGCAAGTTATGCTTTTGAATATGCAAATATGGGGATTATCACACTTGATGATCAAAATACAATTACTTGGATGAGTGAACTTTTTGATGAACTTAATATCCTTGGTACGGGAGAACTGGTTACAGATATCTTTCCGGCTATTGTGAAAATTATTAAAGGAAATAATGAAACGATGACAATTCGTTTTGATTCCCACGTTTTTGAAGCATCGACGATGGGTCAAAAAAATATTATCTTCTTTAAAGATGTTACGGAATTAAATGAACTTGAAATCGTCAACCGAAATAATCAAGTTGTCTTAGGGATTGCGCATCTTGATAACTATGAAGAAACAACACAATATGAGGAAGAACAAACAATTGCTTTTATTGACTCAAATATTCGTCAGGCTGTTGTAAGATGGGCTGATAATCATGAAATGTTTGTTCGTCGTATTCGACCAGACCGTTATCTTTTAGTATTAAATGAACAAGTATTTCAAAGGCTTGAGAGTGAACGATTCTCGATTGTGAATGAGATTCGAAAACAAGCTACAAAAATTGATGCAAGTATTACCTTGTCTCTTGCTTTTGCTCGACACAGTGATAACTTCAAGGACTTGGAGGATATGTCGAATAAAGCCCTTGAAATGGCACAGAGCCGTGGTGGTGACCAGGTAGCAATAAATACAAAAAACGAAGTTATGCGTTACTTTGGTGGAAACACAGAGGCTGTGGAGAAACGAAGTAAAGTTCGCGTTCGTGTTATGGCTCAAAATCTTGGTGAACATATTCTAGAATCAAGCAATGTTGTGATCGTGGGACATCGTATGATGGACTTCGACTGTTTCGGAAGTGCCTTAGGTGTCTCATCAATTGTATCTGTTTATAACAAAGAAGCTTCGATTGTAATTGATTTGGAGGATACCGAGGTTAATCTTGCGGGAGGTATTCGTAAACATCGCGATGAGTTTGAGAAAGATCATAATTTAGTGACACATGAACAAGCGCGTTCGCTTATTGGTCCAAATACATTATTGATTATGGTAGACCATCATTCCCTACAACAATGTCAATTCCCAGATTTGGTGGATAAAGCAGAAACAATTGTGGTTATTGATCATCATCGCCGTACGGGTGATTTTAAATTTAAACCAACCTTAACATACATTGAATCGTCCGCTTCATCAGCAAGCGAACTGATTGTGGAATTATTCCCATATCATCGCCGTAATGTTGTTATTTCAAAACTTGAAGCAACCTTTATGTATACAGGAATGCTTATTGATACCAATCGTTTTAGAAATCGAAGTGGAAGTCGAACATTCCAAGCAGCTGCTGAATTACGCAAGTATGGCGCTGATTTAATGGAAGTTGAAAATATGCTTCGTGATGAATATGAGAGCTTCGAAATGAAGAACAAAGTATTAAGTAAATGTGAGTTTTTTGATGATTACTACGTAATTGCAGCTTATAAAGATGAGTTGCTACCGCGTCCATTGATGTCACAAGCAGCCGATGAGATTCTCACTGTGAAAGAGGTGGAAGCATCGTTTGTAGTGGCTTATGTGGACGAAGACATTGTCGCTATATCATCACGTTCCAAAGGCGAATTAAACGTTCAAGTTGTTATGGAACGCCTCGGTGGTGGCGGTCACTTTACTGGAGCTGCTGCTCAAATTAAAGGACAGTCGATCAATGAAGTCGTGGAATCACTAAAAAAAGCCATTGAAAATGTAAGAGAGGAAAGTGAATAA
- the rplI gene encoding 50S ribosomal protein L9 — MKLILLKDVKKVGKKNDIVEVADGYARNFLLPNKLAVMASDQSREILDHQKQEHAAEVQAEIEKAKLLAKELEKITLEFKVKVGEGGRVFGSVSTKQVEDALKKEHKIKVDKRKFKPSGPITHLGSNRIQATLYGDVTGEIHVKLIAE; from the coding sequence ATGAAATTAATTTTATTAAAAGACGTTAAAAAAGTAGGTAAGAAAAACGATATTGTGGAGGTTGCGGATGGTTATGCGCGTAACTTCTTATTACCGAATAAACTTGCAGTTATGGCAAGTGATCAAAGTCGTGAAATTTTAGATCACCAAAAACAAGAACATGCTGCTGAAGTCCAGGCAGAAATTGAAAAAGCGAAACTCCTAGCGAAAGAGCTTGAGAAAATCACTTTAGAATTTAAAGTAAAAGTGGGTGAAGGTGGTCGTGTCTTTGGTTCTGTATCCACAAAACAAGTTGAAGACGCCTTAAAAAAAGAACACAAGATTAAAGTGGACAAACGTAAATTTAAACCAAGTGGTCCAATTACTCATTTAGGATCAAATCGTATCCAAGCAACACTTTATGGAGATGTAACCGGAGAAATCCACGTTAAATTAATTGCTGAATAA
- the dnaB gene encoding replicative DNA helicase produces the protein MRKLPYSQDAEMALLGTLLVFPESVAVVEEYDMQVDDFYNTEHQKIFSHMLEIIERGRVLDATTLITRLKDQHEIDSVGGVEYLFALTENSATPASVKHYIEVVQEKAQMRRLIDVGQSIAEKGFDSTTELTALLDEAEQRILEVTRVRRTTEMQRSREVVNEVMENLNRIRDNHDRITGLKTNYSHLDNVTNGLQRGDLIILAARPSVGKTAFALNLALNAARHNKDEKAGMAIFSLEMPATHLISRMLSAQSSVKSEYLRTGNLNDEQLNNVYAGANVLSKLNIFIDDSSTITVPEIFSKCRKLKSEGNLDMIVIDYIQLISGRGKTESRQQEVSEISRGLKQLAREMDCPVIALSQLSRLVERRDSKIPQLSDLRESGSIEQDADIVMFLYREDYYKDREGEEDDGPQMPKPEQQEVLLKMAKHRNGALADITLMFNASISKFYGVAGDGGRM, from the coding sequence ATGCGTAAATTGCCTTACAGTCAAGACGCTGAGATGGCTCTTTTAGGAACGCTATTGGTGTTCCCAGAGTCAGTTGCAGTTGTTGAAGAATATGATATGCAAGTCGATGACTTTTATAATACCGAGCACCAAAAAATATTTTCTCATATGTTAGAAATTATTGAACGTGGTCGTGTTTTAGATGCAACGACTTTAATAACCCGATTAAAAGATCAACACGAAATTGATAGTGTGGGTGGTGTGGAATACTTGTTTGCACTTACAGAAAACAGTGCAACACCAGCAAGTGTGAAACATTATATTGAAGTTGTTCAAGAAAAAGCTCAAATGCGCCGACTCATTGATGTTGGGCAGTCTATTGCTGAAAAGGGTTTTGACTCTACTACTGAACTTACAGCACTGCTTGATGAGGCAGAACAGAGAATTTTAGAAGTAACACGAGTTCGTCGAACAACTGAAATGCAACGCAGTCGTGAGGTCGTAAATGAAGTAATGGAGAATTTAAACCGAATTCGTGATAACCACGATCGCATTACTGGTTTAAAGACCAATTACAGTCATTTAGATAATGTCACAAACGGTTTGCAACGTGGCGATTTAATTATCTTAGCGGCGCGTCCATCTGTAGGTAAGACGGCTTTTGCCTTAAACCTTGCATTGAATGCAGCACGTCACAATAAAGATGAAAAAGCAGGAATGGCGATCTTCTCCCTTGAAATGCCTGCAACACATTTGATTTCACGTATGTTAAGTGCGCAATCTTCTGTTAAGAGTGAGTATTTACGAACGGGTAATCTAAACGATGAACAATTAAACAACGTCTATGCAGGCGCCAATGTTTTATCGAAACTCAATATCTTTATTGATGATAGTTCAACAATTACAGTTCCTGAAATTTTTTCGAAATGCCGAAAACTAAAATCCGAAGGTAATTTAGATATGATTGTGATTGACTATATTCAGTTGATTTCAGGACGTGGGAAAACAGAATCACGTCAACAAGAAGTTTCGGAAATCTCACGTGGACTCAAACAGTTGGCCCGTGAAATGGATTGCCCGGTTATTGCGCTCTCGCAATTATCACGTTTAGTGGAACGTCGAGACAGTAAAATTCCTCAATTGAGTGATTTACGTGAATCTGGTTCGATTGAGCAAGATGCGGATATTGTAATGTTCTTGTACCGTGAAGATTATTATAAAGACCGCGAAGGTGAAGAGGATGATGGTCCTCAAATGCCGAAACCAGAACAACAAGAAGTATTACTAAAAATGGCGAAACACCGTAATGGTGCATTGGCAGACATTACACTCATGTTCAATGCTTCCATTAGTAAGTTCTATGGTGTTGCCGGAGACGGAGGTAGAATGTAA
- a CDS encoding M23 family metallopeptidase produces the protein MKKHKNLIMISVVFLFAIGLGYLYKSPTSASEIKTAYEAIDSSSAIFPQEVVTVNDKPVVITKLYREQKLVGVLKDSTRLQKMFDEVYENEYKEEFPDSKLGFIDDLIQVDEMSFNVYEDRDNDIFDYLYKENLFAIEANKVTFSNGAIIYVKNSEDFDSARDKFIQNFTSESTFDAIKNNKKIPAITDYGTKDIDVKVKETVKVTRGLATKDKILKDETEILTFLSYGYNPKVETYKIKPFDTLEGIAYHSGMNVNQIQSINADKIKDVNQVLEVGSELRVSKFDSPFTVTVTKQRMTTEPVYPEKTVYQSDPELAEGKEVVDVVEQNGARDVIYEDVYENGASISTKEISSKETKKPVRGVIRYGTKVEPKVGSGAWRWPLDNAYVLCGYGCYPNHSGTDFSTHGSGYGPIYAIDRGVVTTNSYDPGGWGNYIVIDHGNGYRSLYAHMASPGYFQAGQTVAKGENIGYVGMTGRTSYPHVHLEIIVGGGTRVDACGVIGC, from the coding sequence ATGAAAAAACATAAAAACCTCATTATGATATCTGTCGTATTTCTTTTTGCGATTGGGTTAGGGTACCTTTATAAGTCACCAACTTCAGCATCAGAAATTAAAACAGCGTATGAAGCAATCGATTCATCATCTGCTATATTTCCACAAGAAGTTGTAACTGTAAATGATAAACCTGTAGTGATTACAAAGCTTTATCGCGAACAAAAACTAGTAGGGGTCTTGAAAGATTCGACACGTCTACAGAAGATGTTTGATGAAGTGTATGAAAATGAATATAAAGAAGAATTCCCAGATTCTAAGTTGGGATTCATTGATGACCTTATTCAAGTAGATGAAATGAGTTTCAATGTTTATGAAGATCGTGATAATGATATTTTTGACTATCTCTATAAAGAAAACTTATTTGCGATTGAGGCAAATAAAGTCACATTCTCAAATGGAGCCATCATCTATGTAAAGAATTCTGAAGATTTTGATTCAGCGCGTGATAAATTCATACAAAACTTTACCAGTGAGAGCACATTTGATGCAATCAAAAATAATAAAAAAATTCCTGCAATTACGGACTATGGAACTAAGGATATTGATGTAAAAGTTAAAGAAACCGTTAAAGTAACGCGGGGACTTGCGACGAAGGATAAAATCCTAAAAGATGAAACAGAAATTCTGACATTCTTAAGTTATGGGTATAATCCAAAAGTTGAAACTTATAAAATTAAACCATTTGATACATTAGAAGGTATTGCATATCACAGTGGTATGAACGTTAATCAGATTCAATCCATTAATGCGGATAAAATCAAAGATGTGAATCAGGTGCTTGAAGTTGGATCAGAGCTTCGAGTAAGTAAGTTTGATTCACCATTCACAGTTACTGTAACCAAGCAACGTATGACGACGGAACCAGTATATCCTGAAAAAACAGTATATCAATCCGATCCAGAACTTGCGGAAGGTAAAGAAGTTGTGGATGTCGTGGAACAAAATGGTGCTCGTGATGTTATTTATGAAGATGTTTATGAGAATGGTGCATCCATCTCAACGAAAGAAATATCAAGTAAAGAAACTAAGAAACCAGTACGTGGTGTTATTCGATATGGTACAAAAGTTGAACCTAAAGTTGGTAGTGGTGCATGGCGTTGGCCTTTAGATAATGCCTATGTTCTTTGTGGTTATGGTTGTTATCCAAATCACTCGGGTACAGACTTTTCAACACACGGTAGTGGCTATGGACCAATCTACGCAATTGACCGTGGTGTTGTCACAACAAACTCATACGATCCAGGAGGATGGGGTAACTATATCGTTATTGACCATGGTAATGGATACAGATCCCTTTATGCCCATATGGCAAGTCCAGGTTATTTCCAAGCAGGACAAACTGTCGCAAAGGGTGAAAACATTGGTTATGTTGGTATGACGGGTCGAACAAGTTATCCACACGTCCATCTTGAAATTATTGTGGGTGGTGGAACACGTGTTGATGCATGTGGTGTTATTGGCTGTTAG